From a region of the Methanothermobacter sp. genome:
- a CDS encoding FprA family A-type flavoprotein → MKADAVKIADGVYWVGVMDWDIRNYHGYTLGGTTYNVYLVFGDDKVALIDNTYPGTSPQMFGRISDAFEREGREERIDLIIQNHIERDHSGSILEVWKRHRSEIICTEKAGEGLKEHYPLPDEAVFKTVKTGDSVDLGGKTLTFLEAPMLHWPDSMFTLLGEDGILFSNDAFGQHLCISRRFDKDVPEAVLMDAAMKFYANLLTPLSPLVLRKFSEVKELGLLENIRMIAPSHGQIWTEPMKIIEAYTAWATGECRDKATIIYDTMHYSTRMLAHALAEGLMAGDVDVSMHFLHEDERSEIVKNILESKAVFIGSPTMFNGPFPSLGDIMYYLKGLTFDRTGFKRLAVVFGSKGWGGGSVRTLKDEISAAGFEVAETLEVNYVPDENDLEHCYSIGKSIARRIKEM, encoded by the coding sequence ATGAAGGCCGATGCAGTAAAGATTGCAGATGGTGTCTACTGGGTTGGTGTCATGGACTGGGACATACGGAACTACCATGGCTACACCCTTGGAGGCACAACATACAACGTGTACCTCGTCTTTGGGGACGATAAGGTCGCCCTTATTGACAACACATACCCTGGAACATCCCCCCAGATGTTTGGAAGGATAAGTGACGCCTTTGAAAGGGAAGGAAGGGAGGAAAGGATAGACCTCATAATCCAGAACCACATAGAGAGGGACCACAGCGGTTCAATCCTGGAGGTCTGGAAGCGCCACAGGTCAGAAATAATCTGCACAGAAAAGGCCGGTGAGGGACTGAAGGAACATTACCCCCTCCCAGATGAAGCTGTATTCAAAACCGTGAAAACAGGGGACTCCGTTGACCTTGGAGGGAAAACCCTCACATTCCTTGAGGCCCCCATGCTCCACTGGCCAGACAGCATGTTCACCCTCCTTGGTGAGGATGGGATCCTATTCTCAAATGACGCCTTTGGCCAGCACCTCTGCATCAGCAGAAGGTTCGACAAGGACGTTCCTGAAGCAGTGCTGATGGACGCCGCCATGAAGTTCTATGCCAATCTGTTAACACCACTATCACCCCTTGTACTAAGAAAGTTCAGTGAGGTAAAGGAGCTTGGGCTTCTCGAGAACATCAGGATGATCGCACCATCCCACGGGCAGATCTGGACAGAGCCCATGAAGATCATAGAGGCATACACGGCATGGGCAACAGGGGAGTGCAGGGACAAGGCCACCATAATCTATGATACCATGCACTACTCAACCAGGATGCTTGCACATGCACTCGCAGAGGGACTCATGGCCGGGGACGTGGATGTTTCAATGCACTTCCTCCACGAGGATGAAAGGAGTGAAATCGTAAAGAACATCCTCGAAAGTAAGGCTGTATTCATTGGAAGCCCCACAATGTTCAACGGGCCATTTCCGAGTCTCGGGGACATAATGTACTACCTCAAGGGGCTCACATTTGATAGGACAGGCTTTAAGAGGCTGGCAGTTGTATTCGGATCAAAGGGATGGGGTGGAGGTTCAGTGAGGACACTCAAAGACGAAATCAGCGCCGCAGGCTTTGAGGTTGCAGAGACCCTTGAAGTCAACTACGTCCCGGACGAGAATGACCTGGAGCACTGCTACAGCATCGGAAAATCAATCGCAAGAAGGATAAAGGAGATGTAA
- a CDS encoding 4Fe-4S binding protein yields the protein MKNRTSGCCEDTVTVNGEKCECSCSCGFLEYPDECRVPEPEDPSGRADDEFIGRLEEYAHSLGIRNIGYARLTPDVILAGEPPYRNAVVLTVDMDDDLVLTPPGRKAREMNDRLYGKLADLTFRVADFLRINGYGAVAIHPMSGLIDLSLLGQNAGIGFKGRNGLLISPGKGPAQKISAVLTGISDLPYGSRDHEWIPSYCRRCGRCIMACPQDALVEVETCCGSRVMLLDDRCTGCSDGCTHCIESCPFYRRDYENIRSAFMRSMKK from the coding sequence ATGAAGAACAGAACCAGTGGCTGCTGTGAAGATACAGTTACAGTTAATGGCGAAAAATGTGAATGCAGCTGCAGCTGTGGATTTCTGGAGTACCCTGATGAATGCAGGGTGCCGGAGCCGGAAGATCCATCAGGAAGGGCAGACGATGAATTCATAGGTCGCCTCGAAGAATATGCTCATTCACTTGGCATTAGAAACATTGGCTACGCCAGGCTCACACCCGATGTTATCCTTGCAGGTGAACCCCCCTACCGGAATGCCGTGGTCCTCACAGTGGACATGGACGACGATCTCGTACTGACTCCCCCAGGCAGAAAGGCGAGGGAGATGAATGACAGGCTATACGGTAAACTTGCAGATTTAACCTTCAGGGTGGCTGATTTCCTCAGGATTAACGGATATGGTGCCGTGGCCATCCACCCCATGAGCGGCCTCATAGACCTCTCCCTCCTTGGACAGAATGCAGGTATCGGTTTTAAGGGCAGGAACGGTCTTCTTATAAGCCCTGGCAAAGGCCCGGCCCAGAAGATATCCGCGGTCCTCACAGGAATATCAGACCTTCCCTATGGCTCCAGGGATCATGAATGGATACCCTCCTACTGCAGGAGATGCGGCAGGTGCATAATGGCCTGTCCACAGGATGCCCTGGTGGAGGTTGAGACCTGCTGCGGATCCAGGGTTATGCTACTTGATGATAGATGCACCGGCTGCAGTGATGGATGCACCCACTGCATAGAGAGCTGCCCATTCTACAGGAGGGACTATGAAAATATAAGATCGGCATTTATGAGAAGCATGAAAAAATGA
- a CDS encoding RimK/LysX family protein: MDDSEIRKLLRFTLSEKRVIEELQIPPDAFIPLLFSIRYGGDWSLRKNSGRFMAVKEKVTRFDEDEMTGRTLEIVYLFLNPRVVREEGTVYRLEKCGSKNERELVKRPYRVVVDGDYILRAVLDPLDFKIKLKRLRKPLKFTGSGAYGVSHEMEHLEGRESRGTPFWEFEYEIEDD, translated from the coding sequence TTGGATGACTCCGAGATCAGGAAACTCTTGAGGTTCACCCTCAGTGAAAAGAGGGTTATAGAGGAGCTTCAGATACCCCCTGATGCATTCATACCCCTTCTTTTTTCCATCAGGTATGGTGGTGACTGGAGCCTCAGGAAGAACTCCGGGCGTTTCATGGCTGTGAAGGAGAAGGTCACCCGCTTTGATGAGGATGAAATGACAGGGCGGACCCTTGAGATAGTTTACCTCTTCCTGAACCCCAGGGTGGTGAGGGAGGAGGGCACCGTTTACCGGCTCGAGAAGTGCGGCTCAAAAAATGAGAGGGAACTTGTGAAGAGGCCCTACCGTGTCGTGGTGGATGGTGATTACATCCTCAGGGCGGTGCTTGATCCCCTTGATTTTAAGATTAAACTGAAGAGGCTCAGGAAGCCCCTTAAATTCACAGGGTCAGGGGCCTATGGTGTTTCACATGAGATGGAGCACCTGGAGGGCAGGGAGTCCCGTGGAACCCCCTTCTGGGAATTCGAATATGAAATAGAGGACGATTGA